A window of the Streptomyces sp. JB150 genome harbors these coding sequences:
- a CDS encoding DUF2470 domain-containing protein: protein MGDGKRDGQTWAATPATAERARSVLAAAWSCSVTTEGIREELVGAHTVTEDGRVILHVPDDSALLAAAICAPRGEPSAVLEFADVAPVPLRDRIRARLWLAGWLTVQEGGGLAFQATRVVLHRPAGAEVIDLAEFAAARPDPLAAAEARLLTHLADAHPDAVERLSRLVEPGSLHGAVRVQPLAVDRHGLTLRIERRRAHGDVRLAFHRPADDVAQLTERMHVLLSQASAGHCPRALQRQRTDGDG from the coding sequence ATGGGTGACGGGAAGCGTGACGGGCAGACCTGGGCGGCCACGCCCGCGACGGCGGAACGGGCCCGGTCGGTGCTGGCCGCCGCCTGGTCGTGCTCGGTGACCACGGAGGGCATCCGCGAGGAGCTCGTCGGGGCGCACACCGTGACCGAGGACGGCCGGGTGATCCTGCACGTCCCCGACGACAGCGCCCTGCTCGCCGCCGCCATCTGCGCGCCGCGCGGGGAGCCCTCGGCCGTCCTGGAGTTCGCCGACGTCGCGCCCGTGCCGCTGCGCGACCGGATCCGCGCCCGGCTCTGGCTCGCCGGCTGGCTCACCGTCCAGGAGGGCGGTGGCCTGGCCTTCCAGGCCACCCGCGTGGTGCTGCACCGACCGGCCGGTGCGGAGGTGATCGACCTCGCCGAGTTCGCCGCCGCCCGGCCCGACCCGCTGGCTGCCGCCGAGGCCCGGCTGCTCACCCACCTCGCCGACGCCCACCCGGACGCCGTCGAGCGGCTCAGCCGCCTGGTCGAGCCCGGCAGCCTGCACGGCGCCGTGCGCGTCCAGCCGCTCGCCGTCGACCGGCACGGGCTGACACTGCGCATCGAACGCCGCCGCGCCCACGGCGACGTACGCCTGGCCTTCCACCGGCCCGCCGACGACGTCGCGCAGCTCACCGAGCGGATGCACGTGCTGCTCTCCCAGGCGAGCGCCGGGCACTGCCCGCGCGCCCTACAGCGGCAGCGCACAGACGGCGACGGGTGA
- a CDS encoding lactonase family protein → MSWSRRRFLGTLTALPAAAACGGSPGAGGGSAAPETGGGRGSGTVRPDRGGASGTPSPEPSGPRPLLLGTYTSAEGGGTGIGLASYDPVTGRITGTGTLTGVPDPSYLAVHPDGRTVYAVSERDDGAVSALRLADRTVLGSRSTGGAAPCHLSVHPGGRWLLSANYASGSVAVHPIDASGALGERTGLVEHPGREPHAHQIVTAPDGRHVLAVDLGTDTVHTYRLDEREGTLTEVARARTRPGAGPRHLTFHPGGRYAYLANELDDTVAVCAYDPDTGRLDIGSGPSTGARGDVTNYPAQILVTADGAYAFLANRGHDSLARYAVEDDGARLRLLGTVPVAGDFPRQIAFSPDGRLLFAANQRSGTVSVFRVDRETGGLRRAGEPFASPVAVCALPL, encoded by the coding sequence ATGAGCTGGAGCAGGCGCCGTTTCCTGGGCACGCTGACCGCGCTGCCGGCGGCCGCCGCGTGCGGCGGCTCCCCCGGGGCCGGAGGCGGGAGCGCCGCCCCCGAGACCGGGGGCGGGCGCGGGAGCGGGACCGTGCGGCCCGACCGAGGCGGCGCCTCGGGGACGCCCTCACCCGAGCCGTCGGGCCCCCGCCCCCTCCTCCTCGGCACCTACACCTCCGCCGAGGGCGGCGGCACCGGCATCGGTCTCGCCTCGTACGACCCGGTGACGGGACGCATCACCGGCACCGGCACGCTCACGGGCGTGCCCGACCCGTCCTACCTCGCGGTCCACCCGGACGGGCGGACGGTGTACGCGGTGAGCGAGCGGGACGACGGCGCGGTGAGCGCCCTACGGCTCGCCGACCGGACGGTGCTGGGCAGCCGGAGCACCGGAGGGGCCGCGCCCTGTCATCTGTCCGTGCATCCGGGCGGACGCTGGCTGCTCAGCGCGAACTACGCCTCCGGCAGTGTGGCCGTGCACCCGATCGACGCGTCGGGGGCGCTCGGCGAGCGCACCGGTCTGGTCGAGCACCCGGGCCGGGAACCGCACGCGCACCAGATCGTCACCGCTCCGGACGGCCGGCACGTCCTCGCCGTGGACCTCGGCACGGACACCGTGCACACCTACCGCCTGGACGAGCGGGAGGGCACGCTGACGGAGGTCGCCCGGGCACGGACCCGGCCGGGCGCGGGGCCGCGGCACCTGACCTTCCACCCCGGCGGCCGGTACGCCTATCTGGCGAACGAACTCGACGACACGGTCGCGGTGTGCGCCTACGACCCGGACACCGGACGCCTCGACATCGGGAGCGGCCCCTCGACGGGCGCGCGGGGCGACGTCACCAACTATCCGGCGCAGATCCTGGTCACCGCGGACGGGGCGTACGCCTTCCTCGCCAACCGGGGGCATGACAGTCTCGCCCGGTACGCGGTGGAGGACGACGGCGCCCGGCTGCGGCTGCTCGGCACGGTGCCGGTGGCGGGGGACTTCCCCCGGCAGATCGCCTTCTCGCCCGACGGGCGGCTGCTGTTCGCGGCGAACCAGCGGTCCGGCACCGTGAGCGTCTTCCGTGTGGACCGGGAGACCGGCGGGCTGCGGCGCGCGGGTGAGCCGTTCGCGTCACCCGTCGCCGTCTGTGCGCTGCCGCTGTAG
- a CDS encoding FUSC family protein: MRIARVKWPEPVARWVKRHREPVVVQALRSTFAATVAYVIALRLSPEAAPLTAPLTALLVVQVTLYATLTNGIRRVNAVVAGVLVAIAFSLLVGLTWWSLALVIMVSLAVGHLVRVDEYVAEVAISAMLVLGVTAVGEYAWARVLETLIGAVVGLGCNLLLPPPVWVGEAGESIEGLARRMRQLMLRVGEEAAGRTPAERAAERLHEARRLDHDIVQVDAALRQAEDSLRLNPRVREGLLHRIVLRTGLDTLEICTVVLRVIARSLTDLAKEREPEPLFEPRTGALVEQLLSEIADAIVSFAVLVTTHVSSNAESAEERLAAELQAAAATRDKLAETMLEEVRRDPRQWQLHGAVLTEVNRILDELAIEHRSRRLLEELDRSTREQRERRPWLTRMLERARITRRRLRDRLSAIRRTA; the protein is encoded by the coding sequence ATGCGAATTGCACGTGTGAAATGGCCGGAACCCGTCGCCCGATGGGTCAAGCGGCATCGCGAACCGGTGGTCGTCCAGGCCCTGCGGTCGACGTTCGCCGCGACCGTCGCGTACGTCATCGCCCTGCGTCTGAGCCCCGAGGCGGCCCCGCTCACCGCGCCGCTGACCGCCCTGCTGGTCGTCCAGGTCACCCTGTACGCCACCCTCACCAACGGCATCCGCCGGGTGAACGCGGTGGTGGCCGGGGTGCTGGTGGCCATCGCCTTCAGCCTGCTGGTGGGTCTGACCTGGTGGAGCCTCGCGCTGGTGATCATGGTGTCACTGGCGGTGGGCCATCTGGTCCGGGTCGACGAGTACGTGGCCGAGGTGGCGATCAGCGCCATGCTGGTCCTCGGTGTCACGGCCGTCGGGGAGTACGCCTGGGCGCGGGTCCTGGAGACGCTGATCGGCGCGGTCGTCGGGCTCGGCTGCAATCTGCTGCTGCCACCGCCCGTGTGGGTGGGCGAGGCGGGCGAGTCCATCGAGGGGCTGGCCCGCCGGATGCGGCAGCTGATGCTGCGGGTCGGCGAGGAGGCGGCGGGTCGCACCCCGGCGGAGCGCGCCGCCGAGCGGCTGCACGAGGCCCGCCGCCTGGACCACGACATCGTGCAGGTGGACGCGGCGCTGCGGCAGGCCGAGGACAGTCTCCGGCTCAATCCGCGCGTGCGGGAGGGCCTGCTGCACCGGATCGTGCTGCGCACCGGCCTGGACACCCTGGAGATCTGTACGGTCGTCCTGCGGGTGATCGCGCGCTCCCTGACCGACCTGGCGAAGGAGCGCGAGCCGGAGCCGCTGTTCGAGCCGCGGACCGGTGCTCTGGTGGAGCAGTTGCTGTCCGAGATCGCGGACGCGATCGTCAGCTTCGCCGTGCTGGTCACCACGCATGTCAGCAGCAACGCCGAGTCGGCCGAGGAGCGGCTGGCGGCCGAGTTGCAGGCGGCCGCGGCCACCCGCGACAAGCTGGCCGAGACGATGCTGGAGGAGGTGCGCCGCGATCCCCGCCAGTGGCAGCTGCACGGCGCGGTGCTGACCGAGGTGAACCGTATCCTCGACGAGCTGGCCATCGAGCACCGCTCGCGCCGGCTGCTGGAGGAGCTGGACCGCAGCACCCGTGAGCAGCGCGAGCGGCGGCCGTGGCTGACCCGCATGCTGGAGCGGGCGCGGATCACCCGCCGCCGGCTGCGGGACCGGCTGTCCGCCATACGCCGTACGGCATGA
- a CDS encoding FBP domain-containing protein has translation MRPLTDKDIRGSFVNCSKGEASRLPLPRDLAERPWDDLDFLGWRDPGAPDRSYLVVERDGRPVGVSLRFPPPQRGFLQRSMCALCLTGHPRGGVSLMTARKAGAAGREGNSVGLYMCTDLACSLYLRGKKVPESGARFEESLTLEEQIARTTGNLFAFLDKLYA, from the coding sequence GTGCGCCCGCTGACCGACAAGGACATCCGCGGCTCCTTCGTCAACTGTTCCAAGGGCGAGGCGAGCCGCCTCCCGCTCCCCCGGGATCTCGCCGAACGTCCCTGGGACGACCTCGACTTCCTGGGCTGGCGCGATCCGGGCGCGCCGGACCGCAGCTATCTGGTCGTCGAGCGCGACGGCCGCCCGGTCGGCGTCAGCCTGCGCTTCCCGCCGCCACAGCGCGGCTTCCTCCAGCGCAGCATGTGCGCGCTCTGCCTGACCGGTCACCCGCGCGGCGGCGTCTCCCTGATGACCGCCCGCAAGGCCGGCGCGGCGGGCCGCGAGGGCAATTCGGTCGGCCTGTACATGTGCACCGACCTGGCCTGTTCCCTGTATCTGCGCGGCAAGAAGGTGCCCGAGTCCGGCGCCCGCTTCGAGGAGAGCCTGACCCTGGAGGAGCAGATCGCCCGCACGACGGGCAACCTTTTCGCCTTCCTGGACAAGCTGTACGCCTGA
- a CDS encoding PAS domain S-box protein — translation MDPERREAVLWRNRALTLFDRVSLPVAVCDVYGAVLLANPAMAAECGTTPGGLRGRDVLELFRPQEATQVERIAQALRLRHRSRYQVSVRWRAPGGAQRYGELTADPVSDTIEDTPTLLVMLRVLGERRPVRAAEEARNAREARVTPVEARILALLAGGATTARAARETGLSTDGVTYHLRRLSARWGAANRTELVARAYALGVLAAGVWPPAPV, via the coding sequence GTGGATCCGGAGCGGCGGGAGGCCGTGCTGTGGCGCAATCGCGCGCTGACGCTCTTCGACCGGGTCTCGCTCCCGGTGGCCGTGTGCGATGTGTACGGCGCGGTGCTGCTGGCGAATCCGGCGATGGCGGCCGAGTGCGGGACCACACCGGGCGGGCTGCGCGGCCGGGACGTGCTGGAGCTGTTCCGGCCGCAGGAGGCGACCCAGGTGGAGCGGATCGCCCAGGCGCTGCGGCTGCGGCACCGGTCGCGCTACCAGGTGTCCGTGCGCTGGCGGGCGCCCGGCGGCGCGCAGCGGTACGGGGAGCTGACCGCCGACCCGGTCAGCGACACCATCGAGGACACGCCGACGCTGCTGGTGATGCTGCGGGTACTGGGCGAACGCAGGCCCGTGCGGGCGGCCGAGGAGGCGAGGAATGCGCGGGAGGCGCGGGTCACGCCGGTCGAGGCCCGGATCCTGGCCCTCCTCGCGGGCGGCGCCACCACGGCCCGCGCCGCCCGCGAGACCGGCCTCAGCACCGACGGCGTCACCTATCACCTGCGGCGCCTGTCGGCCCGCTGGGGCGCGGCGAACCGTACGGAACTGGTGGCGCGGGCGTACGCCCTCGGGGTGCTGGCGGCGGGGGTGTGGCCGCCCGCACCGGTATGA
- a CDS encoding cytochrome P450, with product MPPTAPHPPTAPHPQATPHPRTAPSARIAPSARIAPSARSASDPVTAPHPRSPAGLPGVPLVDISATGPGRAPLQQVMGLMREHGPVLVRRLHGRDTLFVSDLDLVTDLADERRFAKHIGPALENVREFTADGLFTAYDDEPNWAKAHDILMPAFALGSMRTYHPVMLEVARRLIESWDRAAADGRPVNVPDDMTRMTLDTIGLAGFGYDFGSFARAEPHPFVEAMVRCLEWSMTRLGRVPGEDHAATDAAIRADADYLAAVVDEVIAARTGTAPAGAGDLLGLMLTAAHPADGTTLDPANIRNQVITFLIAGHETTSGAMSFALYYLAKHPTALQLVRREADALWGDRADPEPAYDDIGRLAYTRQVLNEALRLWPTAAAFSRHAREDTLLGGRVPLRAGQAVTVVTPMLHRQPAWGDNPELFDPSRFAPEAESARPVHAFKPFGTGERACIGRQFALHEATMLLAMLVHRYRLHDHADYRLTVKETLTLKPDGFTLTLTPRTPADRVHPPLPGAPAALAPRRTGETVALPARVRPGTRALFLHGSNYGTCRDVAARLADEAAELGCATEVAALDAYAGALPADRPVIITAASYNGRPTDDATAFAAWLEGTPDLTGVHYAVLGVGDRNWAATYQHVPTRIDARLAGLGATRLTDRAAADASGDLGGAVRAFTARMRTVLLERYGDPEAAASADGAAGAAGAEPDTGYQVRTLTGGPLDALAERHGLVAATVTEARDLTAPGHPRRKRFVRVALPDGVTYRTADHLTVLPANPPGLVSRAAAAFGVDLDTVLDIRTARPRRHGLAADRPLTVRHLLTHHVELQDRPGADRLTALAAADPCPPERAALAALTDDPRTLVELFEDFPALRGALDWPRLLGLLTPMRPRPYSISSSPVADPGHADLMVSLLEVPARSGKGVYRGTGSGHLASVRPGDTLYVRVQPCREVFRIDGSAPVVMIAAGTGLAPFRGAVADRVAALADGAELPPALLYFGCDAPDADFLHAEELRAAEAAGAVRLRPVFSAAPERGMAFVQHRVAAEADEVGALLDAGATVYVCGDGTRMAPGVREAFRTLYRERTPDADEAAAAAWLVALIADGRYVEDVYAAN from the coding sequence ATGCCCCCCACCGCGCCGCACCCCCCCACCGCACCGCATCCTCAGGCCACGCCGCATCCCCGCACCGCGCCGTCCGCCCGGATCGCGCCGTCCGCCCGGATCGCGCCGTCCGCCCGGTCCGCGTCGGACCCGGTGACCGCGCCGCACCCCCGCAGCCCGGCCGGACTGCCCGGCGTCCCCCTCGTCGACATCTCCGCGACCGGCCCAGGCCGCGCCCCCCTTCAGCAGGTCATGGGCCTGATGCGGGAGCACGGGCCGGTCCTGGTGCGGCGCCTGCACGGGCGGGACACGCTGTTCGTCAGCGATCTCGACCTCGTCACCGACCTCGCCGACGAGCGGCGGTTCGCCAAGCACATCGGGCCCGCCCTGGAGAACGTCCGCGAGTTCACCGCCGACGGCCTGTTCACCGCGTACGACGACGAACCCAACTGGGCCAAGGCGCACGACATCCTCATGCCCGCCTTCGCGCTCGGCTCGATGCGCACCTACCACCCCGTGATGCTGGAGGTGGCCCGCAGGCTCATCGAGTCCTGGGACCGCGCCGCCGCCGACGGCCGCCCGGTGAACGTCCCCGACGACATGACCCGGATGACCCTGGACACCATCGGCCTCGCCGGATTCGGCTACGACTTCGGCTCCTTCGCACGCGCCGAGCCCCACCCCTTCGTCGAGGCGATGGTCCGCTGCCTGGAGTGGAGCATGACCCGCCTCGGCCGCGTCCCGGGCGAGGACCACGCGGCCACCGACGCGGCGATTCGCGCCGACGCCGACTACCTCGCCGCCGTCGTCGACGAGGTCATCGCCGCCCGCACCGGCACCGCCCCGGCCGGCGCCGGCGACCTCCTCGGCCTGATGCTCACCGCCGCGCACCCCGCCGACGGCACCACCCTCGACCCGGCCAACATCCGCAACCAGGTCATCACCTTCCTGATCGCGGGCCACGAGACCACCTCCGGCGCCATGTCGTTCGCGCTGTACTACCTGGCCAAGCACCCCACCGCGCTCCAGCTGGTGCGCCGCGAGGCCGACGCGCTGTGGGGCGACCGGGCCGACCCCGAACCGGCGTACGACGACATCGGCCGCCTCGCCTACACCCGCCAGGTCCTCAACGAGGCGCTGCGGCTGTGGCCCACCGCCGCCGCCTTCAGCCGGCACGCGCGGGAGGACACCCTGCTCGGCGGGCGCGTCCCGCTGCGCGCCGGGCAGGCCGTCACCGTCGTCACGCCGATGCTGCACCGGCAGCCCGCCTGGGGCGACAACCCCGAGCTGTTCGACCCGTCCCGGTTCGCCCCCGAGGCCGAGTCGGCCCGCCCCGTGCACGCCTTCAAGCCGTTCGGCACCGGGGAACGCGCCTGCATCGGCCGCCAGTTCGCGCTGCACGAGGCGACCATGCTGCTGGCGATGCTCGTCCACCGCTACCGGCTGCACGACCACGCGGACTACCGCCTCACCGTCAAGGAGACCCTCACCCTCAAGCCCGACGGGTTCACGCTCACCCTCACCCCGCGCACCCCTGCCGACCGGGTCCACCCCCCGCTGCCGGGAGCGCCCGCCGCGCTCGCGCCGCGGCGGACGGGCGAGACGGTCGCCCTTCCGGCCCGCGTCCGCCCCGGCACCCGCGCCCTCTTCCTGCACGGCAGCAACTACGGCACCTGCCGCGACGTCGCCGCCCGGCTCGCCGACGAGGCCGCCGAGCTGGGCTGCGCCACCGAGGTCGCCGCCCTCGACGCGTACGCCGGCGCGCTGCCCGCCGACCGGCCGGTGATCATCACGGCCGCCTCGTACAACGGCCGCCCCACCGACGACGCCACCGCCTTCGCAGCCTGGCTGGAGGGCACCCCCGACCTGACCGGCGTCCACTACGCCGTGCTCGGCGTCGGCGACCGCAACTGGGCCGCCACCTACCAGCACGTCCCCACCCGGATCGACGCCCGCCTGGCCGGACTCGGCGCCACCCGGCTCACCGACCGCGCCGCGGCCGACGCCTCCGGCGATCTCGGCGGCGCCGTCCGCGCGTTCACCGCCCGGATGCGCACCGTGCTGCTGGAACGGTACGGCGATCCCGAGGCCGCCGCCAGTGCCGACGGGGCCGCCGGTGCCGCCGGTGCCGAGCCGGACACCGGCTACCAGGTCCGCACCCTCACCGGCGGCCCGCTCGACGCCCTCGCCGAACGGCACGGACTCGTCGCGGCCACCGTCACCGAGGCCCGCGACCTCACCGCCCCCGGCCATCCGCGCCGCAAGCGGTTCGTCCGCGTCGCCCTGCCCGACGGCGTCACCTACCGCACCGCCGACCACCTCACGGTGCTGCCCGCCAACCCGCCGGGCCTCGTCTCCCGCGCCGCCGCCGCGTTCGGCGTCGACCTCGACACCGTCCTCGACATCCGCACCGCCCGGCCCCGCCGCCACGGCCTCGCCGCCGACCGGCCCCTGACGGTCCGTCACCTGCTGACGCACCACGTGGAACTCCAGGACCGTCCCGGCGCCGACCGGCTCACCGCGCTCGCCGCCGCCGACCCCTGCCCGCCGGAACGCGCCGCCCTGGCCGCCCTCACCGACGACCCGCGCACCCTGGTCGAACTGTTCGAGGACTTCCCCGCCCTGCGCGGCGCCCTCGACTGGCCGCGCCTGCTCGGCCTGCTCACCCCCATGCGCCCCCGCCCCTACTCGATCTCCTCCTCACCCGTCGCCGACCCCGGCCACGCCGACCTGATGGTCTCCCTGCTGGAAGTGCCCGCCCGGTCCGGCAAGGGCGTGTACCGCGGCACCGGTTCCGGTCATCTCGCCTCCGTCCGGCCCGGCGACACCCTGTACGTCCGTGTCCAGCCGTGCCGGGAGGTGTTCCGGATCGACGGCTCCGCACCCGTGGTGATGATCGCCGCGGGCACCGGGCTCGCCCCCTTCCGCGGCGCCGTCGCCGACCGCGTGGCCGCCCTCGCCGACGGCGCCGAACTCCCGCCCGCGCTGCTGTACTTCGGCTGCGACGCCCCCGACGCCGACTTCCTGCACGCCGAGGAGCTGCGCGCCGCCGAGGCCGCCGGAGCGGTCCGGCTGCGCCCCGTCTTCAGCGCGGCGCCCGAGCGCGGGATGGCCTTCGTCCAGCACCGCGTCGCCGCCGAGGCCGACGAGGTGGGCGCCCTGCTCGACGCCGGGGCCACGGTGTACGTCTGCGGGGACGGCACCCGGATGGCGCCGGGCGTACGGGAGGCGTTCCGTACCCTGTACCGCGAGCGCACCCCGGACGCCGATGAGGCGGCCGCCGCCGCATGGCTCGTCGCGCTGATCGCCGACGGCCGCTATGTGGAGGACGTGTACGCGGCGAACTGA
- a CDS encoding ROK family transcriptional regulator — protein sequence MAERNGRTVRDLRRANRAAVLQRLYFDGPLSRFELGPATGLSSGSVSNVVADLVADGLVEEAGSVDSDGGRPRTLLRVAPGSGHMIGVDVGETRVRIELFDLTLTELARAERPLGQRRYDVDVIAGHIRDGVAEVTDSAGIDPARLLGVGIGVPGIVEHTPQRGAVVHGQTIGWDAVPLEELLRAGSPLPDTVRYFIDNGARTLGQAEMWFGGGRGARNAVVVLFGSGVGACLVTPEVEHGRAVEWGHLTVRVRGRRCRCGALGCLEAYAGAESLLERWREEGGRPPEDADEETALTAMLAAAYPAGGGTADPAALAVLEETAEYLGAGLSDLINLFQPERILIGGWAGLQLGSGFLPAVREHAAAYALRHPAEQVTIDLGRLGPDAVTVGAAILPLADFFARGGRRPETTPEGPAPAWRTVLEERAGR from the coding sequence ATGGCGGAGCGCAACGGGCGCACGGTACGCGACCTGAGACGGGCCAACCGGGCGGCGGTGCTGCAACGGCTGTACTTCGACGGGCCGCTCAGCCGGTTCGAGCTGGGCCCCGCCACCGGGCTCAGCTCCGGCTCCGTCAGCAACGTGGTCGCCGACCTGGTCGCCGACGGCCTGGTCGAGGAGGCCGGCAGCGTCGACTCGGACGGCGGCCGCCCCCGCACCCTGCTGCGGGTCGCGCCCGGCAGCGGCCACATGATCGGCGTCGACGTCGGCGAGACCCGGGTGCGGATCGAGCTGTTCGACCTCACCCTCACCGAACTCGCCCGCGCCGAACGCCCGCTGGGCCAGCGGCGCTACGACGTCGACGTCATCGCCGGCCACATCCGCGACGGCGTCGCCGAGGTCACCGACAGCGCCGGGATCGACCCCGCGCGGCTGCTCGGCGTGGGGATCGGGGTCCCCGGCATCGTCGAGCACACCCCGCAGCGCGGGGCCGTGGTGCACGGCCAGACCATCGGCTGGGACGCCGTCCCGCTGGAGGAACTGCTCCGGGCGGGCTCCCCGCTCCCCGACACCGTGCGGTACTTCATCGACAACGGTGCCCGCACCCTCGGCCAGGCCGAGATGTGGTTCGGCGGCGGCCGGGGCGCCCGCAACGCGGTCGTCGTCCTCTTCGGCTCCGGCGTCGGCGCCTGCCTGGTCACCCCCGAGGTGGAACACGGGCGGGCCGTCGAGTGGGGGCATCTGACGGTACGGGTCCGGGGGCGCCGGTGCCGCTGCGGCGCACTCGGCTGCCTGGAGGCGTACGCGGGTGCCGAGTCGCTGCTGGAGCGCTGGCGCGAGGAGGGCGGCCGGCCGCCCGAGGACGCCGACGAGGAGACCGCGCTGACCGCGATGCTCGCCGCCGCCTATCCGGCCGGCGGCGGGACCGCCGATCCCGCCGCGCTCGCCGTGCTGGAGGAGACCGCCGAGTATCTGGGCGCGGGCCTGTCCGACCTGATCAACCTCTTCCAGCCGGAGCGGATCCTGATCGGCGGCTGGGCGGGGCTCCAGCTCGGCTCCGGGTTCCTGCCCGCCGTACGCGAGCACGCGGCGGCGTACGCCCTGCGGCACCCGGCCGAGCAGGTCACCATCGATCTCGGACGCCTCGGGCCCGACGCGGTGACCGTCGGCGCGGCGATCCTGCCCCTGGCCGACTTCTTCGCCCGCGGCGGCCGCCGCCCCGAGACCACCCCCGAGGGCCCCGCACCGGCCTGGCGCACGGTCCTGGAGGAGCGAGCGGGCCGCTGA
- a CDS encoding SDR family oxidoreductase, with protein MSSTAGSRVVVTGATGNVGTSVVRLLAEDPQTGSVLGLARRIPDWAPPKTEWSAVDLASDRTDLTSSFRGADAVIHLAWAFQPTHDPARTWRTNVLGSIRVFDAAAAAGVGTLVHASSVGAYSPGPKDRMVDESWPTHGWPDAAYCREKAYLERTLDTFEREHPEIRVVRMRPAFLFKRESASEQRRIFGGRFLPGPLARPELLPFLPDIPGLRVQALHTDDAAEAYRLALRTDVRGAFNLAADPPVDAQLLGGMLNTRPVRMPRTAARSAIAAAWGLRLLPASPHLFDAVLRLPLLDCSRAHEELRWRPTRTATEVLEEFLEGLQQGAGTDTAPLRGRKVG; from the coding sequence GTGAGCAGCACAGCGGGCAGCAGGGTCGTGGTGACGGGCGCCACCGGCAACGTCGGCACCAGCGTGGTGCGCCTGTTGGCGGAGGATCCGCAGACCGGCTCCGTGCTGGGGCTGGCCCGTCGCATCCCCGACTGGGCACCGCCGAAGACGGAGTGGTCCGCGGTCGACCTGGCGTCGGACCGGACGGACCTGACGAGCTCGTTCCGGGGCGCGGACGCGGTGATCCATCTGGCGTGGGCGTTCCAGCCGACGCACGATCCCGCGCGCACCTGGCGGACGAACGTGCTCGGCAGCATCCGGGTGTTCGACGCGGCGGCCGCGGCCGGGGTGGGGACGCTGGTGCACGCCTCCTCGGTGGGGGCGTACTCACCGGGGCCGAAGGACCGCATGGTGGACGAGTCCTGGCCGACGCACGGCTGGCCGGACGCCGCCTACTGCCGCGAGAAGGCCTACCTGGAGCGCACCCTGGACACCTTCGAGCGCGAGCACCCCGAGATCCGCGTGGTGCGGATGCGGCCGGCGTTCCTGTTCAAGCGGGAGTCGGCGAGCGAGCAGCGGCGAATCTTCGGCGGCCGGTTCCTGCCCGGCCCCCTGGCACGCCCCGAGCTGCTGCCGTTCCTGCCGGACATCCCGGGCCTGCGCGTGCAGGCGCTGCACACCGACGACGCGGCCGAGGCCTACCGGCTCGCGCTGCGCACGGACGTGCGGGGGGCCTTCAACCTGGCCGCCGATCCGCCGGTGGACGCGCAGCTGCTGGGCGGGATGCTGAACACCCGGCCGGTGCGGATGCCGCGCACCGCGGCCCGGTCGGCGATCGCGGCGGCGTGGGGGCTGCGGCTGCTGCCGGCCTCTCCGCACCTGTTCGACGCGGTCCTGCGGCTGCCGCTGCTGGACTGCTCCCGCGCCCACGAGGAACTGCGCTGGCGGCCCACCCGGACGGCGACCGAGGTCCTGGAGGAGTTCCTGGAGGGCCTGCAGCAGGGGGCCGGGACGGACACGGCACCGCTGCGGGGACGCAAGGTCGGCTGA
- a CDS encoding HAD family hydrolase: MERAAVFDVDGTLVDTNHLHVTAWWEAFRQAGYRVPMHAVHRSVGLPSGDLIARLLGEGRDTERDGELSAAHKALYGQFFDRLPALPDAGRLLRRLHEDGWKVVLATSASGAELSALRRALDADEAITATASAEDVESGKPSPEPVRHALELAGVPAERAVFVGDTVWDMRAGSRAGVRCVGLLCGGIPRADLEEAGAQAVYDDPAGLLASLADSPLAPRT; the protein is encoded by the coding sequence ATGGAACGTGCGGCGGTGTTCGATGTCGACGGCACGCTCGTCGACACCAACCACCTGCATGTGACGGCCTGGTGGGAGGCGTTCCGGCAGGCGGGGTACCGGGTGCCGATGCACGCCGTGCACCGGTCGGTGGGGCTGCCCTCCGGTGATCTGATCGCCCGGCTGCTCGGCGAGGGGCGCGACACGGAGCGGGACGGCGAGCTGAGCGCCGCGCACAAGGCGCTGTACGGGCAGTTCTTCGACCGGCTGCCCGCGCTGCCGGACGCCGGGCGGCTGCTGCGGCGGCTGCACGAGGACGGCTGGAAGGTCGTCCTGGCCACCTCGGCGAGCGGCGCGGAGCTGTCCGCGCTGCGGCGCGCCCTCGACGCCGACGAGGCGATCACCGCCACCGCGAGCGCGGAGGACGTCGAGTCGGGCAAGCCCTCCCCCGAACCCGTCCGGCACGCGCTGGAACTCGCCGGGGTGCCGGCCGAGCGGGCCGTGTTCGTCGGGGACACCGTGTGGGACATGCGGGCGGGCAGCAGGGCCGGGGTGCGCTGTGTGGGCCTGCTGTGCGGCGGCATTCCGCGCGCGGACCTGGAGGAGGCCGGGGCGCAGGCCGTGTACGACGATCCCGCCGGTCTGCTGGCCTCGCTGGCGGACAGTCCGCTGGCGCCGCGGACGTGA